The nucleotide window AAGCTACAAGACACCGCTACATGCTCTTTTTTCTAGTTTTTCTTCTCCAAGTTCCACCACTGAAACTCGGCATTCCTAATGGTGACCTAGCTCCACAGCTCCAGAAGCAGGACGATAGGTAGCTGGACCAGCAGCATAACCCTCACCAATATCAAAAGAGAAGTCCCATGGCTTGCGGTCCTGGGAACGCCAACCATAGTCCAGAACGCTCGGACCACCACCTGAAATGTCATCCAGCTTCGCCCAGAAGCCGTCCATCATGATCGCGCCGACAAGAAGGAACGGGACGGTGCAGCACACGGCCATCCAGTAATTCTGCCCAGGCTTGTGGTACACTTCGCTCGACCAGTACCCGACACCACGCAGACCGAAGTTCGGTCGCGCCTTCGCCTTGCTGTTAAAAGCAAGCATATACGTGCGCTTGCCAACAGTGAGCGCCTGAAAGAACATTTTTGACACGGGTGAGAACAGAATAAAAGGCGATTGATTCCCTGCGGTGCTAACCATCTTCAGCAAGGGTACCATTGAGGTAACATAGCAGCCAATATATGTACGTGTTTGCACATTTCGTTAAGatgagaaacaaagaagcgCAAAATGCAGGGAAGATATAGACATCGGAATATAGAGCACCATAAACAGATCCCCAGACCACACCTGGAAGTTTCGCTCGCCACGCCACCAGCAAGCATCGGACGAAAAGGGTTGCCAGAGTCTCCATAGAATTCGCAGTGCCCCCATAACTAACCCGCACTAGAGCAccgtatatatatatatatatactcATTTCGTGCCTTTtttatgttttttttttttttttcgtttcacCTGACCGAAAAAAAGacaaacaaagaagagcgagtgagAGGAAGCACCGAGAAAAAAATCTAACCCTTGCGGGTGAAGTCTATCCCAAAAAAATTTTGTTCATAACTTGCTCAAAACTCTGTCAACGTCTATGCAATAATCTTTAACGAAGATTGTAATGGAAAAGCTGCAATCGTTGAACAGAAGCggcaaggaaagagaaaaaaaattCAGcaaggaaaggaagaaaaaaaaaacaacaagaCATAGTTTAACAAGAAAACCTCAGCTGAAACCGTGTATTCCCTCAGTAGAAAGAGCGAATGCTACGATACGGACCACTACTGCTAGAACAGCATCAAAAGAGGTCTATACTTACGCTCACTCGTCCAGCGACTTCCCTTGATCTTTTTTCACTGAAAAGCAGCACTGTCCGGCTAAACAAAGAAAAGTACtctcactttttttttcagtaTAACGCAACTCGTTCAGAGTGCTGCCCATAGGACAACATATCACAAGCAAGCGAATCTTGAGCAATAAGATCGATCGCAGAATGAAGAAGATCCACCACAGAAGGTTAGACAGCAAGTGGCATCCTATTTCTTCTATGCGCCGACAAAATACCAAAACTAGGAGTGCATacataaaaaaaaagtggaGCCGCCCAGTaaaaacagagaggaagcacggaaaaaaaaaaaagaaaaaaatgttCGCGTCAGTACATTGAAAAAAAATTTTTTGCCCACTATGCTACAGAATACACCATGAGGGATTTTCGTCACTCGTGACTGCGAAGCTTCTCCATCCATATACGGCAGCCATACTCGCGGTAAAGTTCCTTGAGAAGTTGCACAAAATCAATCCGGGTGCGTGCTTCGTAATAGAAGGTGAGCTTCTTTTTGTCAAACTGGTATTCCGCATACGCAATCTCCATGGGAAGGCCATGCGAGCGTACCTTTGCCTGACAGAAGGCGGCAGCAATCGCCTCCGCATCTTTGAGATCTGTGGCCCAGTAGTCCACTTCCCGTTGCGTTGCGTGCCGCAAAATGCTCCCCACAGGCCCAGTGCATTCCACGTACGTTTTTTGAGAGGTGGTGTTGATCCGGATGACGACCCCAATGTCAATACCGCGGTCGCCTTGCACCACAACGTACTGACCTTTATCCACCACCATAGAGGAGAGAAATTCGGCTTGATGGCACTTGAATTGCACCAGGGTGTTGCACACCAACGGCCCACAAGGAGCTGGAGGGGCGCGGTATCGTTTTCCTGAAANNNNNNNNNNNNNNNNNNNNNNNNNNNNNNNNNNNNNNNNNNNNNNNNNNNNNNNNNNNNNNNNNNNNNNNNNNNNNNNNNNNNNNNNNNNNNNNNNNNNCCGACGCCATTGTCCGCCTACAGGCAGTGTTGCAGCAGGCATCCACCATCTACACCGATGCCACATCAAGCTAAGACGACAGTTCACTCAATCTGGCTGACATTATGAAAAACGAGCACGACCAACTCGAAAAGCTTTGGAAAATCATAGACGAACACTTGCTAACTCAAGAACTTCGCAACGCGCTTGTGAGCAGTACTCCACAGCCACTAGAAGAACGTgcggctctctctttttcttccccacCAACCGTCGCGGAACTCGACCAACTCCCGCCACTCATACAACATGTGAGCTCCAATGCAGCACTCTATttccagctgcagctgcggagtGGTGAAATACCATTGGCTCTCTATATTCAGCATCTCGAAAACAAATTGGAGCAACTAGAGCAAACACTTCAGCAAAATGACGTACAACAAAAAATAATCGAGGACCGTTCAGCAACGCACCAGCCACTCCCGCAAAACACTTCACCACATAACGACCCTATTCACTTCCGAGGCTCTTTGCCGGAcgtggaggcgtcgccgtcggagccctgcggtgctgtgattgcgcgcgccgccgccggtgccgcggagcgcgagcgagtgctgcgcgcggacctcgctgccgcggaggagcgccagcaggcggtggagagccggctggaggcggcgaggacggagcaggagcgggtggaggcggaccgcgaggagctgcgggagggcgtggccgacgcgctggctgcgctaggcgtggaggcgtcgccgtcggagccctgcggtgctgtgattgcgcgcgccgccgccggtgccgcggagcgcgagcgagtgctgcgcgcggacctcgctgccgcggaggagcgccagcaggcggtggagagccggctggaggcggcgaggacggagcaggagcgggtggaggcggaccgcgaggagctgcgggagggcgtggccgacgcgctggctgcgctaggcgtggaggcgtcgccgtcggagccctgcggtgctgtgattgcgcgcgccgccgccggtgccgcggagcgcgagcgagtgctgcgctcggacctcgctgccgcggaggagcgccagcaggcggtggagagccggctggaggcggcgaggacggagcaggagcgggtggaggcggaccgcgaggagctgcgggagggcgtggccgacgcgctggctgcgctaggcgtggaggcgtcgccgtcggagccctgcggtgctgtgattgcgcgcgccgccgccggtgccgcggagcgcgagcgagtgctgcgcgcggacctcgctgccgcggaggagcgccagcaggcggtggagagccggctggaggcggcgaggacggagcaggagcgggtggaggcggaccgcgaggagctgcgggagggcgtggccgacgcgctggctgcgctaggcgtggaggcgtcgccgtcggagccctgcggtgctgtgattgcgcgcgccgccgccggtgccgcggagcgcgagcgagtgctgcgcgcggacctcgctgccgcggaggagcgccagcaggcggtggagagccggctggaggcggcgaggacggagcaggagcgggtggaggcggaccgcgaggagctgcgggagggcgtggccgacgcgctggctgcgctaggcgtggaggcgtcgccgtcggagccctgcggtgctgtgattgcgcgcgccgccgccggtgccgcggagcgcgagcgagtgctgcgcgcggacctcgctgccgcggaggagcgccagcaggcggtggagagccggctggaggcggcgaggacggagcaggagcgggtggaggcggaccgcgaggagctgcgggagggcgtggccgacgcgctggctgcgctaggcgtggaggcgtcgccgtcggagccctgcggtgctgtgattgcgcgcgccgccgccggtgccgcggagcgcgagcgagtgctgcgcgcggacctcgctgccgcggaggagcgccagcaggcggtggagagccggctggaggcggcgaggacggagcaggagcgggtggaggcggaccgcgaggagctgcgggagggcgtggccgacgcgctggctgcgctaggcgtggaggcgtcgccgtcggagccctgcggtgctgtgattgcgcgcgccgccgccggtgccgcggagcgcgagcgagtgctgcgcgcggacctcgctgccgcggaggagcgccagcaggcggtggagagccggctggaggcggcgaggacggagcaggagcgggtggaggcggaccgcgaggagctgcgggagggcgtggccgacgcgctggctgcgctaggcgtggaggcgtcgccgtcggagccctgcggtgctgtgattgcgcgcgccgccgccggtgccgcggagcgcgagcgagtgctgcgcgcggacctcgctgccgcggaggagcgccagcaggcggtagagagccggctggaggcggcgaggacggagcaggagcgggtggaggcggaccgcgagg belongs to Leishmania braziliensis MHOM/BR/75/M2904 complete genome, chromosome 36 and includes:
- a CDS encoding cytochrome c oxidase subunit I; protein product: MFFQALTVGKRTYMLAFNSKAKARPNFGLRGVGYWSSEVYHKPGQNYWMAVCCTVPFLLVGAIMMDGFWAKLDDISGGGPSVLDYGWRSQDRKPWDFSFDIGEGYAAGPATYRPASGAVELGHH